The nucleotide window ATGTATGTGGAATGCGGTCTCGTATGAAGAGACTTCATATCTCTTCCGACAAACATATCTGTACTACGAAACCAATCAGAATCAACGTTCAAGCTTATTATTGACCCTTCAATGAACTCGAACTCGAAGTCTTGCCAGATAGAGCAAACTCAACAACAGAATCATCATGACGACGAGTTAGAAGAGAAGCTGGGCTCTGTGGAGGCCATGCAGCAGCCCGACAGCGGAGAGTCGATCAATGAACTTGAGCATTGGAACAGCCCTCGAATAAACTCGTATCGTTACTATGCCACCAATTTCTCATTTCTCATCATGGGCATGAATGATGCATCTCCAGGGGTAGGTCAACTTACTGCCTCTACCAGACTGACTCGGTCTACTAACTACTATACCTGCCCACACACAGGCTCTGCTGCCATATGTGCGTGTCTTCCACTGAATCGTCTACTCCTCATCTCTAATGTGAATAGATCGAGACATACTATGGCATCAACTACACCACCGTCTCTACTCTCTTTCTCGTACCCGTAGCTGGTTATGTAGTCGCTGCACTCACCAACAACTGGATACACTACACCCTAGGCCAACGAGGCGTTGCAGTTCTTGGGCCTCTCTGTCGCCTCGCCGCCTACATTCCCGTGGCACTTCACCCTCCATTCCCAGCGCTACCCTGTGTGATGCTGTTTACTGGCTTCGGTAACGGCATCCAAGATAGCGGCTACAATGCCTGGATTGGCAACATGCACAGAGCCAACGAGCTCCTGGGTTTCCTCCACGGCGCCTATGGCCTCGGTGGTACCATTGGCCCTCTGATCGCGTCCGCCATGGTAGCTGAGGGGAAACTGAACTGGTACACCTTCTACTATATCATGATAGGACTTGCtgtggttgagcttgttgtcGGAACAGCCGCATTCTCGGGTGCAACCGGCCAAGTGTATCGACAGCGAGTTCGCTACGACGAAGCCAAAGACCGTGCAACAACACGCATGGCACTCAAGAAACCCATCACCTGGATAGTGGCCGTCTTCCTCCTGGGGTACGTTGCGACTGAGGTCAGCTTGGGGGGTTGGATTGTCACTTTCATGCTTCGAGTACGACATGCCAAACCTTTCCTTGCTGGCCTGACAGTGACACTGTTCTGGCTCGGGCTGACATTGGGTCGGGTTGTTTTGGGCTTCGTCACAGAGAGGACTGGTGAGAAGACGGCCATCATGGTCTATCTTGTGCTCTCCATAGGGTTGGAACTGCTGTACTGGCTTGTCCCCAACTTCGTCGCCtccgtcatcttcgtcatgcTTCTTGGGTTCTTCCTGGGGCCTCTGTTCCCTGCTGCCATGGTTGCTGCAACCAAGTTACTCCCAGCTGATTATCACGTCAGTGCCATCGGGTTCGCGGCTGCGGTCGGAGGAGGTGGTGCAGCTGTGGGACCATTTGCGGTTGGTGCAATTGCGCAAAAGACCGGAGTCCAGGTTCTACAGCCTATAATAGTCGGGCTCCTTGGTGCTATCACTCTGGTATGGCTTCTCCTTCCAGGAGGGTTCAGAAAGGGGGGTCTCGAGAGAGCAAGGGAGCAGAACTTGAGGCCTGGAGGTGATGTGAAGGAGGCTTGGTTGTGGGTCCATTCAAAGGTTGTTTAAATCTGTTATTTATGTACATAACAAGTTGAGTACCTATCTAAGTATCTATCCGTCATTTTGTAAAAATTGATGCGGCTTCTTTTATGCGATTTGATCAGCGTAGGTACCTAACTTGAGTCTACTCAGACCCATGCTCAGTACGTCACTGACTCAACCTACTACCTTAATGACGGAGGGGTTCTCGCTATTAACTAAGGTAGTTAACCTTAGGTACTACGTCCTTATCTTATCACTCAAccgcccccccccccccccaatcCATCATCCATTAATCACATTGTCAACTTTTTGGCCCAAGGAGGGGAAATGCTCAAATGAACTATTAAACTTCACCACCTCAACTCTTTCTTGGTCATTACCTTGACAGCCTAATCCAGCCGAACAACACTCTCAAACATTGAAATCTCCATCGCCCGTCGTCAATTGCCCTCGCGGCTTCGCTCATCATGGCGCCGACTTCGGCCTCCATCACTGCCCTCACGCCCCTCAAACCTGACCTTCACGAACGCGCCTGGGCCTCGGTTCCTCACCCGACTCTTCCTCTGATCGCAACCGCCCACGGAAAGGCCGTCACTGTGTTCTCTCTCTCGACTGCTTCGGCCCACAGCGTCCTTACCGGAGGCCACACCCGCTCCGTCCGCTCTGTCGCATGGAAGCCCCATCTGCGCCCCGGCAACCTATGTCTCGTCACTGGCAGCTTTGACTCTACAGCTGGAATATGGCGCTGGGAGGGCCAAGAACAGAACGAGGGGGGgctcgaggttgaggtcACGGCGCAGAGCGTGCGGAGGAgaaacgatgatgatggcgacgatgatggcgatACTACCAGCAAGGAGTGGGAGTTTACGCTTGTGCTCGAGGGCCACGACTCGGAAATCAAGTCTTGCGCTTTCAGCCCCTCGGGTTCTTATCTCGCTACCTGCTCGCGCGACAAGTCAGTCTGGATATGGGAGGATATCGGCGCATccgaggaagacgacgagtGGGAGACTATCGCCGTGCTTAACGAACACGAGGGTGATGTCAAGGCTGTCGCTTGGTGTCCCGACGTCCCTGGTCGCAACGCCCGACGCAGCTACTCGGCCGACGTGCTAGCCAGCGCAAGTTATGACAATACAGTGCGCATCTGgcgagaagatggcgatgcaGAATGGGTTTGTGTTGCTGTTCTTGAAGGTCACGAGGGCACTGTCTGGGGGCTTCAATGGGAGCAACGACCCCGGGAGGGAGACCGCTTCCCGCGACTCTTGACATTTTCTGCCGATAACACTATCAGGGTGTGGACATTGAAGCAGGACGATGAGGCGGAGGAGAATAGTACGGGAGGTGATGCCGGTGCTCTTGGTGGAATCCCCAATACGATGCGGAGATCTCTACGAGAAGAGTGGGCATGCACATCTGTCTTACCCAAGGTGCACACCCGTGATATCTATTCTGTGACATGGAGTGCCCAGACAGGGCTCGTAGCGAGTACTGGCAGTGACGGTATCGTTGCGCTTTACGCCGAGGACTCGGAGCAACATGTCACGACAATCGACCCCCAAGACCAAACCATGGGTAACACTGAGGAGGGCAAGCAAAAGCAGACGAATTGGAGACTCCTAACTTCGCAACCCGGAGCTCATGGACCCTTCGAGGTTAATCATATTACCTGGTGCCGGAGATACGATGCCGGCTCGGAGCGGCGCGGGGAAGAGGAGATGCTAGTTACAACGGGCGATGACGGGATCGTACGACCGTGgcaggttgaggttgagattgaCGCGCCAAGGTAGCATTGCATCTTGTTGAGATACTACATACAATCGAAGAATAAACCCACCTACTCACTTACTTGTACTTTGAAACACATGTGAATATCAGTAGGTGGGATAGATGTATCGTCTGCGCAACGccagatgaagaaaatgaaaCGAACCGTCAGGTGCTCTGTACTCTTAAACTGTGAAAAGAAATCATGCTATGTCGTTCCCAAGCCCATGCCAATATAGGGCAAAAATGTCCTTCGTCTAGGAGGGTATGATACAAGTGGTTTACATGAGAAGCTCAATTGCTCCCCAGATCCAGcggcttttataaaattcttCCCTCCCAAACGATTAGTGGCCATGCAATTACCATACCATACTATCCATATTGCAATCCCCCATTAAACCTATTCCTTCAGTCTTCATCCGCTTACtcgcccttgagcttgtcctgCTTAACAGTGAAAGCCATCTCAAGGAGTTCACGCTCCTCCTTCATGTGAACTTGCTTGAGACCAGTGGCGACCGAAGCACTGGGATTTCGGCCAGCGTACATTACGTGCTTGCGGGTGTGGTGCTCAGTGTTGTTGAGCAGAGTCTCGATACGGGGCTGAGTGAAGCTCCAGGCACCGGCGTTGAGAGGCTCCTCCTGGCACCAGACGATGGTCTTGGCATTGGGGTATTGGTCGAGGTTCTCCTTGAGTTGTTGCCAAGGGAAGGGGTTAAGCTGCTCAATACGAGTGATGGCGACGTTATCCAAGTTGTTCTCGGAACGGTGCTTGTGAAGGGCAGCCCAGACCTGACCGCTGCAGAGAATAACGCGCTCAATCTCCTCGGGAGCCTTGATGGCACCAGTCTCATGCTCAGGATCCGGGATAATCCACTGGAAGCCAGCATTCTCACCAGTGAACTCCTCAATGTTACTACGAGCCAGAGGGTGACGGAGAAGGGATTTggaaaagaagatgacgagggcTGCAGACAAGTTAGCACCTAAAGAAAACAGAAGAGTATCCATTCTACTTACGCTTGCGGTACTGGCGGTGCAACTGGCGGCGGAGAATATGGAACAAGTTGGCAGGAGAGGTCATGTAGGCGATCTGCATGTTGCAGTCCTGGTGTTGACGGACAAGCTTCTCACCAGTGGGGAAATCACGGGGATCCTCGTTGCTGAGCTGAAGGTATCGCTCCAGACGCCCAGAAGAGTGTTCGGGTCCCTGGCCATCGTAACCGTGGGGCAGAGACATGACAAGACCGGTTCGCTGCATCCACTTGACCTCGCCAGAGGCGATAAACTGGTCGATGATACATTGAGCGTTGTTGGCAAAGTCACCGAACTGTGCCTCCCACATGACAAGGGCGTGGGGCGAGGAGAGCGAGTAACCATACTCAAAGCCCAAAGCACCAAACTCACTGAGGGAAGAGTTAGAGATGACGAACTTGCCCTGGTCCTGGCTCAGGTGCTGAAGGGGAGTGTAGGTATCCTCGGTCTCTTGGTCGTGGAAGACAGCGTGTCGCTGAGAGAAGGTACCACGCTCGACATCCTGACCGGAGACACGGACGTGGTAGCCCTCAGTAACGAGAGAACCAAAGGCCAGAGCCTCGGCAGTAGGGAAGTCGATGTTCTTGCCCTCAACAACCGACTTGGTTCGGTTGGCGAGAATGCGCTTCAAGTTGCGGTGAACGTGGAAGCCCTCGGGGGTGCTTCCAATGACTGTGCCGATATGCTCGAGAGTAGTACTCTTGACACTTGTCTCGTTAGTAGCCAAAACTTCGGTGGCCAGCTCCTTTGGAGACTTGAAGCCGTTCCAAGCAGAGGTGGTCCACTCCTTGGAGGTAGGAGTGTAGTCCTTGGACTTGGTGAAGCTCTCCTCGAGCATGCCCCAGACCCACTGCTTGTGCTCATCGACATCCGCCTTGGAGAAAGAGCCCTCctcgatgagcttgttgacaTAGATGTCGATTTGAGGCTCCTTCTCAGTGATGCGCTTGTACATGAGCGGTTGGGTGAATGAAGGCTGGTCGGTCTCGTTGTGACCGTACTTTCGGTAGCAGTTGAGGTCGATGACAACATCGTGTTGGAACTCGGCGCGCCAATCGGCAGCAAGCTGACAGACAAAGTTGACagcctcgacatcatcagcGTTAACGTGGAAAACAGGCGCGTCGATGGCCTTGGCAATATCGGTACAGTAAGCGGTAGATCGGGCGAATCGAGGATCAGTGGTGAAACCAATCTGGTTGTTGACGACGAGGTGAATGGTACCACCGGTAGAAAAGGCGGGGAGAGAGTGGAAGCCGAGACACTCGTAGACGATACCCTGGGCAGCAAAGGCGGCATCACCGTGAAGGAGAACACTCATGGCGGTGCGGTGAGTCTTCTCGTCGTTGTTGTAGTGCTGAATAGCGCGGGTCTTGCCCAAGACGACGGGATCCTCAGCCTCGAGATGCGAAGGGTTGGCAACCAGAGAAAGCTGAACACGCTTGCCGGAGGGAGTGGGACGTTCAAAGTTCATACCAAGATGGTACTTGACGTCACCAGATCCCTCATCCTCGGCACCGTTTGTACCAGCGAACTCGCTGAAAATAGACTCGTTGGGTTTTCGGACGACGTTGGAGAGAACATTGAGACGACCACGGTGAGGCATACCGATGACAATGTCCTTGACACCATAGTCGACACTGCGGTCAATGAGAGCCTTCATACCAGGGACAAGCGTCTCGCAGCCTTCGAGACCGAATCGCTTGTCGTTGGGGTACTTGGTGGCCAGGAAAGACTCGAAGCTGGAACTCCAGATAAGTCGGTCAAGAACACGGCGCTTCTCATCGACAGAGTACTTGAAAGGAGTAGGAACCTCAAGACGTTCACGGAGCCAGTCGCACTTGTCACGGTCAGGGATATGAATAAACTCAACACCGAAAGAACCACAGTAGATTCTCTCGCAAGCATCGATAATCTCACGGAGAGTCATCTTCTCACGGCCATCACGCTTGAAGCGAGGCAGGATACCAGGGCCGAGGGTATACTCGGTGTCCATGTCCTTCTCTGTGAAACCATAGTGCTCGAGAGTCAAttccttgggcttgatgttggagaagccCTTGGCGTCGTTGGTACCTCGGATACCGAGGGGATCAATCTTGGCGGTATGATGACCGCGAGACTGGTAAGCACGGacaagaagctgaacctTGAGATGGTTGGTGACATCGGAGCCATCCTCCATGGCCAGGTTGCCAGCAAGGCGAGGGACGCCACCGGTCATGTTTGGGACCAGGTTAGGAGGAGGCTGGAAGGCTTGAGAGATGGGCATCTCGCCGCTCTCCATGTTCTTGAAGTAAATCTGCCACGAGACATGGACACTCTCAGGATCTTGCCTCCACTGCATGTACATCTCATCGATGTAGCTAGCGGTGCTTCCAGAGAGGAAGTTATCGTTAGGATCGGGAGGCGCAGAAGTTGCGCTGGTCGCATAGTTGCGACGAGCAGCAACGGCCAGAGAACGGCGGGAGGCGGCGAGCTTCCATGATGATGTACGGGCCGAGAGAGTCGAGATAGAGGCGGAAGACGAGGCAGCAGAGCATCGAGCACCGCGGAGGAGCTGCGAGCTAGCTCTACAGAGCGAATTCCTCAACATGATGAGCGTTTGTGTTTGTGTATGTGGAGAAACAGAACAGGTATGGGGAGGTAAAAGGAACTAGAGGATACGAATGGGAAGCATCcctcgacgagcttgatCACGGCACGAAAGAATGGCGGAGTAAGTCAACAAAGGGTTCCCCGTGAAGACTGAGGAGAGAGGAATTGATGGATGGACAAGGTGGATAGGTAAGTAAGTATGTAGGTAGTTGGGAGGGACACGGGAAGAACAAGTAGACGACGGGAAGAAATTGTTTTAGGTATGAGCAGCGCTGGAGCTCAAGTCGCTAGGTACCGTACCGTACGTACCTGGTCTGGCCTTTGATGTCCTCCTGTtgataaaaattactatgaCGACCCCCGGCAAACCCGGTTCTGGCCGCCAGGGATTGAGGTTCTCATTGGCTAGGGGCCCCCGCAGCGCTTCGGTCACCGAGAAAACTCCGTGCGGCGCACGGTGCAGGTCAGGCAGTGTTGGGAGGTTTTCATAGGGAGAATTAGGTAAAATCCAAGGTGAAAGGTGACCGGTCTTGATTGTCCGGGAACCCACATGACACACTGTTTTGGAGGTCATCGTGGACTTTTGCGGCAACTGTCATTGGGGCACGTCCAATATTATTGGGGCTTTGGGGTTCCTTTTCGGAGACTTGAGGCTTCTTTACCGAGGATCACCGTGATGCTTTAGCAAGGAGAGAATGATTCCCGGAAACGCTCTGCCGTTCAGTGTTCACCATCCATGACACCCGTTGAGCCGGGCCATCGCTTGTACTTCCCCATGATCTTGCTTGGGGCATTTGGTTTCCAATGCCGACAAattcatgatgatggttttGTGCTTATGTACCAGCCAGTATTATGTATAGTCGAGGGGGGCTAAAATAAAACCTGGTAGTGCAGTGCATTTGTGGAAATAGGGAGATCTTCCTCAGACGGTCTAGCCTCGAAAAAAGACGTGTCAGTATAAGTTGGTGAAAACATGGAGTGAATCGGGGCGGCCAGGAAAGCAACTGAGATTGCGGAGTATAAAAACCTCGATGAGGTTTTAGTTACGTGGTTCAAACAGGGTCAATAGCCGACGCCACAAAGGTCGAGTTTGAGTTGGGACAGTACccaggtacctaaggtatgtaTGCATTTactgtaggtacctacttacTGTACCTCTTGTTGGTACATGCATTCATCATCTCATGCATTTCAGGTTTCGGAGAGCGCTTTGAATGCGTCTAGGGTCGAGCCACAGTGAAACAGGTAAGGTAGTTTGTAGTTTATGATAACTCACCAGCCACATTCAAACATAGGTACCCCATGCAATGCGCACCCAAAGCTCTGACGTAGTTATGTATGGGGATCAGTTACAGCGTCTATTCTACTGTTAAGATGTGCTAAAACTGAGAAAATAGCTAGCAACCCCACTTACATTTTTGCGCCATCACCTGATTATGTACTTTGATTGGCTTGATGATGGTTTTGATGTGATGTTGCAGTCGTATATGCAATTTGAACAAGGCAACCATTACATACTGGGGAGTGACCTTGTGTATTCTAGATGAACCTCCTGCTTTTCAATTCTAGGAACCGAGTCCTGAGGTCCGTCCTGTACCTAGGCACGGAGCTAAGGTATGCTATGCTGCCTTAGGTAATCATGAAATCAGTGCAGTGGTCGTAGGTGGGTCTTGACTAACAAAGCACTGAAGAGCaggcatccaatccaatctatctaggtaggtaggtaccgtACCACCTCTATTAGCTGGAAGCGTCTTCTCAACGGTGAGATATCCGTATCGAACCATCGCATCAACAAGATACCTAGTCCATCGTGGATATGGCCATCCCAGTGGGACGTACCCTTTTCAAAAAGAAGGAGGGCATTCTGACTCTCACAAGTGACCATCAGCTGGTCACTTGGACTCCTAACTCAGGAGGCCCTGCCACAGTCTCGCTAAACATAAATAACATCACAAGTAAGCTGAGATGCGGTTTTCGTCCTCTGATTCGACTCGATTATTGACCTGAATCCACGCCAGACCTCCAGCAGACCCCAGATTCTTCACCAAAGGTTATGCTCAAGATCTTTGAAAAGGTTGGAGACGCAGAGCCTGCTACATATCTCTTTCACTTCAATACCGCCGAGGCCAAGGACGAGGCaaaggctgtcaaggatCTGTTATCCAGCCTATTAGCGTCTACGCGCGGCAACGATGGTTCTGTTCAAAAACAATCCGGCGCAAGTGGTGGCTCTTCAACGCCCAATCCAGGCGCTGGTGGTGGCAGCGGTTCCGCATCCATGGCCTTCGCCAGCGCTGTCAACTCACAGAATGCTTCATCCTCGCGCTGGTTCGACGACTCGCAGCTCAAGAACGACATCGAGTTGCAACAGTCGCTCATGAGAAAAGATACAAGTCTCCATCAAACATACGTTGAAGCAATGCAGACCAAGCCCGACTCCTTGTCAGGAGCCGCCTTTAATTCACAGTTCTGGTCAACCCGGACAAATCTTCTCCGAGCCCATGCTATTGAGATAAACCAGAAGAAAGGAGCCTATAATGTCCTCTCAACCGTCAAACCCAAGACTGTTGATGGCGAACTAAAGTTAAACATCAGCGTAGAGCAGGTGCAGATGATATTCGCACAACATCCTCTGATCAAGCGTGTATACAACGAGAATGTCCCCAAGATATCCGAAGCGGACTTCTGGTCCCGTTTCTTCCTCAGCAGACTTTCCAAAAAGCTACGCGGTGAAAGAGTCGCTGAGAACGACCCCAATGACCCTTTGTTCGACAAATATGACCCTGCTGAGAATACGGTTGCCTTTCAGAGCAAAATCATGGCAAACCAAGTACCGCATTTTATCGACATCGAGGCCAACGAAGAGAATCAAGGAGGCTTCAAAAGTGGAAACGCGAAGGATGTCGAGATGCGTCCAAGGGCCAATATACCAATTGTGAAGACCCTCAATAGCCTCAgtgagaagatcatggccAACGTTGCCCCTTCTGATGTCAACACTGATGATCCCGATGGCGGCTACAACGCTTATGTCCAGTTGGCTTTGCGTGATTTGAAGGGCGACGCGAAGGAGCATCGTATCATGCTCAACGTGAAAGAGCAGAACAAGTTCTTTTCAAAACATGACTCTGCCCCCTCGAAACAAGCTGCGGTTTTCGAAAGACAAGTTCCTAGCGAAGTTCTGTTCGAGATAGTGGGAGATCTCGAGACTCTTGAGAGCGATGGTGCTGGCGGAATAAATATTCAGGCAGCAATGGGATTTGATGAAGACAGCGAAAGTGATGAAGATACCCCCAAACGGCCACATGTTGGATCACGCTTCGCTCTCTTAGCTGCTGACAAGGACATCATGAAGGGCGTGCGCCAGCAACGCGCTCAAAAATACGGCCACGAGACGGATGCCGCTGAACCCATGGGGCTCCCTGTTGAGATTTCCCGCAAGTGCAGCCTTACCCACGCAACTACCATCGAGTTCCTGCATCAATTCTGGAACGCATTCCTCTCGGGAGACCCGGACCGCGCTGGTGAGCTACAGTACCTAGCTGAGTCTCTCGGCCGCTCACTGGCACGTATCAATGCCGTCGCAGAAGAAGCCGACAAGGAACGCGAGGAAATCATTCGCAGCCGGAAGAAGGAGATCCGAGACCATTTCCAGCGAACCGGCAAGAAGATCAGATGGCGATCCGATAATGTTGGAGGTGGCAAAGCTGCCGTGATTGCTTTGATGCAACCAACTATGAATGCTTTGGAAAAGGCTCAAGCCGACTACTCAAGGGCTCTCGCAGCAGAAGGGATACAGATATCGACTGAAGCATGATCCTTCTAAGCCCGTTTCTGTGAACGTAATGATCAGCTTAGGGAAGAAAGCATGGCGGATCGATGAAATATAGAAAGGCTTTCATGCAACATTTACCCTGATTTGTCGAGGACTGTCGTAAAGTCATGTTTTTCGTCATTCTACTCATCATTGATATTCTCTACCCAATTTCGACTTGGGCTTCTGTCTCTGCTTCCACCATGATCAAAGATTAGCCTGCAATTGCTTTGAACTAACGACATATTAGTCGTGTCTTTGTGGAGATGCCTCGGCCACTTTCATAGATCTCAGATATTTCGTTGCCATGGATAGCCTCAGAGATGGCCGTGATGTTGCCCATTATCATCGCGGCAACCCGAGTCGGACTATCAGTGTTGAGGGCTAGATAGGTCAGATGAGGCCTGTTTTGCAGTCATCTGAGGGGCTACAGGCTGAACAATCCCCAATAGAGTCTAAGTGACCCATTACGACAGTCATTACTGGGCCACAGGATCGTGGCTCAGTGTCTGGTCATATCGTTCTATAGTTTATTAGTTGTTTTTACCCATGCCAAAACCAAACTCGCCATTCAGTTCAATCCATCATAAGTACCTCTGTGTTGGCCAAGTCTATATGCGAGTGTATTATACAAAGAAAATTTCCTGCCTGACGCCATGATGCATAAAAATGTGAAAGCAAACCCAagcccaacatcaacatcaacatcttcatggGCCACGACGAATTCTTACCTCCTCAGCATCGGCAAACTTCTTCTCTACGCCGACGCCAAATCCCATTGTCTTCTTTGCACCCTTCTTCTTAGCCCCGTATTCTTCATCAAACTTGCGGATCTGCTTGAGAGACTGCATATCCTCGCTGATACTAGCCGGTATTTGGCGAAGGGCCTTATCGAAGTGGTCCTGGCGCAAAATACGTTTCTCGGGGTATTCGTATGGCTCAGGACCACTGTGGCGTGCAGCAGcttcattctcctcctctacGGCAGCCATGGCGGCAGCGACGCAGGCATTCTTGAGGTCGGAGCCCGAGTAGTAGGGAGTTCGCTTGGCTAGCTCTTCCAATGAGACGGCAGCGTCGAGGGTTTCGCCTTTGAGGAGGATCCTCAGAATGGCAGCACGGTCTACTTGTAGAGGCAGATCGACAAGCAGACGACGCGGCAAGCGGCGGAGAACAGCGTCATCGAGGTCGAACGGACGGTTGGTGGCAACCATGATGAAGGCTTCTGTCTCCTCGAGGCC belongs to Fusarium musae strain F31 chromosome 9, whole genome shotgun sequence and includes:
- a CDS encoding hypothetical protein (EggNog:ENOG41), with the protein product MGMNDASPGIETYYGINYTTVSTLFLVPVAGYVVAALTNNWIHYTLGQRGVAVLGPLCRLAAYIPVALHPPFPALPCVMLFTGFGNGIQDSGYNAWIGNMHRANELLGFLHGAYGLGGTIGPLIASAMVAEGKLNWYTFYYIMIGLAVVELVVGTAAFSGATGQVYRQRVRYDEAKDRATTRMALKKPITWIVAVFLLGYVATEVSLGGWIVTFMLRVRHAKPFLAGLTVTLFWLGLTLGRVVLGFVTERTGEKTAIMVYLVLSIGLELLYWLVPNFVASVIFVMLLGFFLGPLFPAAMVAATKLLPADYHVSAIGFAAAVGGGGAAVGPFAVGAIAQKTGVQVLQPIIVGLLGAITLVWLLLPGGFRKGGLERAREQNLRPGGDVKEAWLWVHSKVV
- the CIA1 gene encoding Cytosolic iron-sulfur protein assembly protein produces the protein MAPTSASITALTPLKPDLHERAWASVPHPTLPLIATAHGKAVTVFSLSTASAHSVLTGGHTRSVRSVAWKPHLRPGNLCLVTGSFDSTAGIWRWEGQEQNEGGLEVEVTAQSVRRRNDDDGDDDGDTTSKEWEFTLVLEGHDSEIKSCAFSPSGSYLATCSRDKSVWIWEDIGASEEDDEWETIAVLNEHEGDVKAVAWCPDVPGRNARRSYSADVLASASYDNTVRIWREDGDAEWVCVAVLEGHEGTVWGLQWEQRPREGDRFPRLLTFSADNTIRVWTLKQDDEAEENSTGGDAGALGGIPNTMRRSLREEWACTSVLPKVHTRDIYSVTWSAQTGLVASTGSDGIVALYAEDSEQHVTTIDPQDQTMGNTEEGKQKQTNWRLLTSQPGAHGPFEVNHITWCRRYDAGSERRGEEEMLVTTGDDGIVRPWQVEVEIDAPR
- the KGD1 gene encoding 2-oxoglutarate dehydrogenase E1 component (EggNog:ENOG41~BUSCO:EOG09260AZA), whose amino-acid sequence is MLRNSLCRASSQLLRGARCSAASSSASISTLSARTSSWKLAASRRSLAVAARRNYATSATSAPPDPNDNFLSGSTASYIDEMYMQWRQDPESVHVSWQIYFKNMESGEMPISQAFQPPPNLVPNMTGGVPRLAGNLAMEDGSDVTNHLKVQLLVRAYQSRGHHTAKIDPLGIRGTNDAKGFSNIKPKELTLEHYGFTEKDMDTEYTLGPGILPRFKRDGREKMTLREIIDACERIYCGSFGVEFIHIPDRDKCDWLRERLEVPTPFKYSVDEKRRVLDRLIWSSSFESFLATKYPNDKRFGLEGCETLVPGMKALIDRSVDYGVKDIVIGMPHRGRLNVLSNVVRKPNESIFSEFAGTNGAEDEGSGDVKYHLGMNFERPTPSGKRVQLSLVANPSHLEAEDPVVLGKTRAIQHYNNDEKTHRTAMSVLLHGDAAFAAQGIVYECLGFHSLPAFSTGGTIHLVVNNQIGFTTDPRFARSTAYCTDIAKAIDAPVFHVNADDVEAVNFVCQLAADWRAEFQHDVVIDLNCYRKYGHNETDQPSFTQPLMYKRITEKEPQIDIYVNKLIEEGSFSKADVDEHKQWVWGMLEESFTKSKDYTPTSKEWTTSAWNGFKSPKELATEVLATNETSVKSTTLEHIGTVIGSTPEGFHVHRNLKRILANRTKSVVEGKNIDFPTAEALAFGSLVTEGYHVRVSGQDVERGTFSQRHAVFHDQETEDTYTPLQHLSQDQGKFVISNSSLSEFGALGFEYGYSLSSPHALVMWEAQFGDFANNAQCIIDQFIASGEVKWMQRTGLVMSLPHGYDGQGPEHSSGRLERYLQLSNEDPRDFPTGEKLVRQHQDCNMQIAYMTSPANLFHILRRQLHRQYRKPLVIFFSKSLLRHPLARSNIEEFTGENAGFQWIIPDPEHETGAIKAPEEIERVILCSGQVWAALHKHRSENNLDNVAITRIEQLNPFPWQQLKENLDQYPNAKTIVWCQEEPLNAGAWSFTQPRIETLLNNTEHHTRKHVMYAGRNPSASVATGLKQVHMKEERELLEMAFTVKQDKLKGE
- a CDS encoding hypothetical protein (EggNog:ENOG41~BUSCO:EOG0926315C) — translated: MAIPVGRTLFKKKEGILTLTSDHQLVTWTPNSGGPATVSLNINNITNLQQTPDSSPKVMLKIFEKVGDAEPATYLFHFNTAEAKDEAKAVKDLLSSLLASTRGNDGSVQKQSGASGGSSTPNPGAGGGSGSASMAFASAVNSQNASSSRWFDDSQLKNDIELQQSLMRKDTSLHQTYVEAMQTKPDSLSGAAFNSQFWSTRTNLLRAHAIEINQKKGAYNVLSTVKPKTVDGELKLNISVEQVQMIFAQHPLIKRVYNENVPKISEADFWSRFFLSRLSKKLRGERVAENDPNDPLFDKYDPAENTVAFQSKIMANQVPHFIDIEANEENQGGFKSGNAKDVEMRPRANIPIVKTLNSLSEKIMANVAPSDVNTDDPDGGYNAYVQLALRDLKGDAKEHRIMLNVKEQNKFFSKHDSAPSKQAAVFERQVPSEVLFEIVGDLETLESDGAGGINIQAAMGFDEDSESDEDTPKRPHVGSRFALLAADKDIMKGVRQQRAQKYGHETDAAEPMGLPVEISRKCSLTHATTIEFLHQFWNAFLSGDPDRAGELQYLAESLGRSLARINAVAEEADKEREEIIRSRKKEIRDHFQRTGKKIRWRSDNVGGGKAAVIALMQPTMNALEKAQADYSRALAAEGIQISTEA